From one Luteolibacter sp. SL250 genomic stretch:
- a CDS encoding WXG100 family type VII secretion target: MSQAIIDPEEVRRFAAELKRFNLDLRDRSNALLSRFNALGDTWQDQEQEKFSGEFLQMMKSVKSFLEASERHTPYLLRKADRIQQYLDQR, encoded by the coding sequence ATGTCCCAAGCCATCATCGATCCAGAGGAAGTCCGCCGGTTCGCCGCCGAACTGAAGCGGTTCAACCTGGATCTCCGCGACCGTTCGAACGCCCTCCTCTCCCGCTTCAATGCGCTGGGTGACACCTGGCAGGACCAGGAACAGGAAAAATTTTCCGGTGAGTTCCTGCAGATGATGAAGTCCGTGAAATCCTTCCTGGAGGCCTCCGAGCGGCACACGCCGTACCTGTTGCGGAAGGCGGACCGCATCCAGCAGTATCTCGACCAACGCTGA
- a CDS encoding AraC family transcriptional regulator translates to MKENDTSRRKYVPMRLVETEGFVDVIDRKVVDGEACPLLRKLGIRDLGVTKAGGEWAFIRPSPGFGLVLVTIGGEGLVVAEGSWQKAGKDAAYVMPPGVPHGYRVSPKEKEWHYAWVRFEPDASYPELFREPGPWLTRAASYSLHAANTGLSDEVSRANDPRLTGIWCDLIRATLVGLVKPVEEEPRLARMWAAVGARLNGEWIIDEMAAAANVGREHLRRLCQRYHGCSPRQRLTLLRLRKACELLMLTNATHQVIAEEVGYGDAFSFSKAFTKEFGESPAKYREREKVLARDNGLG, encoded by the coding sequence CGTGGATGTGATTGACCGCAAGGTGGTGGATGGGGAGGCGTGTCCGCTGCTGCGCAAGCTGGGAATCCGCGACTTGGGGGTGACGAAGGCGGGGGGCGAGTGGGCTTTCATCCGGCCTTCACCGGGTTTCGGACTGGTGCTTGTGACCATCGGCGGCGAGGGCCTGGTCGTGGCGGAGGGCTCCTGGCAGAAGGCGGGGAAAGATGCGGCGTACGTCATGCCGCCGGGAGTGCCGCATGGCTACCGGGTATCGCCGAAGGAAAAGGAATGGCACTACGCCTGGGTGCGGTTCGAGCCGGACGCCTCCTATCCGGAGTTGTTCCGTGAGCCGGGACCATGGCTGACGCGGGCGGCTTCCTACTCCCTTCATGCGGCGAACACCGGCCTGTCGGACGAGGTGTCCCGCGCGAACGATCCCCGGCTGACGGGTATCTGGTGCGACCTGATCCGGGCCACCCTGGTGGGATTGGTGAAGCCGGTGGAGGAGGAACCGAGGTTGGCGAGGATGTGGGCGGCGGTCGGAGCCCGGCTGAACGGGGAGTGGATCATCGACGAAATGGCGGCGGCGGCGAACGTCGGGCGCGAGCATCTCCGCCGCTTGTGCCAGAGATACCACGGCTGCAGCCCGCGCCAGCGGCTCACCCTCCTGCGGCTCCGGAAAGCATGCGAGCTGCTGATGCTGACGAACGCGACCCACCAGGTCATCGCGGAAGAAGTCGGCTATGGTGACGCGTTTTCCTTCAGCAAGGCCTTCACCAAGGAGTTCGGCGAGTCTCCGGCGAAATACCGCGAACGGGAAAAGGTGCTGGCGCGCGACAATGGCTTGGGGTGA
- a CDS encoding Gfo/Idh/MocA family oxidoreductase produces MSSNPLFSTRRSFLKGLTVTTAGGIILPNMLLRAQDTPASKKLGIACIGVGGKGFSDMVNASFENEIVAICDVDAKNLAKAAAKFPKAKQYRDFRKMLDENEKAIDAVTVSTPDHTHFPAAMHAIALGKHVMVQKPLVNTLWEADQLHKAAKKKGIITQMGNQGHTFEENRLLKEWFQANVIGEVKEIHVWTNRPIWPQGPAVAPKDAEVPEHLDWDLWLGSVPSRPYQTGIAPFAWRGFFEYGSGALGDMGCHNLDPLVWGLGLGVPDKIEATSEGLTDIAWPKGAKVQYLWKNIAGHGEVKLFWYEGKNADGTPCQPAPPKELGDQKLSGSGFYMVGSEGVLYNQGDQAKKLTIFPEQRSKDFLASLPAKTVDRSPTPGDPQKEWSLAIKNGKEFAFMSHFDYAVPLTELCLLGDLAIRTGKPIEWDQKKFEAVGNPEANKLIKRAEYRKGWDYSVDKI; encoded by the coding sequence ATGTCCTCAAATCCACTTTTCTCCACCCGCCGCTCCTTCCTCAAGGGGCTGACCGTCACCACCGCCGGTGGGATCATCCTGCCGAACATGCTGCTCCGCGCACAGGATACCCCTGCTTCGAAGAAACTCGGCATCGCCTGTATCGGTGTGGGCGGCAAGGGCTTCTCTGACATGGTGAACGCGTCGTTCGAGAACGAGATCGTCGCCATCTGCGACGTGGACGCGAAGAATCTGGCGAAAGCCGCCGCCAAATTCCCTAAGGCGAAGCAATACCGCGACTTCCGCAAGATGCTGGACGAGAACGAGAAGGCCATCGATGCGGTGACCGTCTCCACCCCGGACCACACCCACTTCCCGGCGGCAATGCACGCCATCGCCCTCGGCAAGCACGTCATGGTGCAGAAGCCGCTGGTCAACACCCTCTGGGAGGCCGACCAACTCCACAAGGCGGCGAAGAAAAAGGGCATCATCACCCAGATGGGCAACCAGGGCCATACCTTCGAGGAGAACCGCCTGCTCAAGGAGTGGTTCCAGGCGAATGTCATCGGCGAGGTGAAGGAAATCCACGTCTGGACCAACCGTCCGATCTGGCCGCAGGGCCCCGCCGTCGCCCCGAAAGATGCCGAAGTGCCGGAGCACCTCGACTGGGATCTCTGGCTGGGTTCCGTGCCGAGCCGGCCGTATCAGACCGGCATCGCCCCGTTCGCCTGGCGCGGCTTCTTCGAATATGGCAGCGGCGCCCTCGGTGACATGGGCTGCCACAACCTCGATCCGCTGGTCTGGGGTCTGGGCCTGGGTGTCCCGGACAAGATCGAAGCGACTTCCGAAGGCCTCACGGACATCGCCTGGCCGAAGGGCGCGAAGGTCCAGTATCTCTGGAAGAACATCGCCGGCCATGGCGAGGTGAAGCTGTTCTGGTACGAAGGCAAAAACGCCGACGGCACCCCTTGCCAACCTGCACCTCCGAAGGAACTGGGCGACCAGAAGCTCAGCGGCAGCGGCTTCTACATGGTCGGCTCCGAAGGCGTCCTCTACAACCAGGGCGACCAGGCGAAGAAGCTCACCATCTTCCCGGAACAACGCTCGAAGGACTTCCTCGCCTCCCTCCCCGCGAAAACCGTGGACCGCAGCCCGACTCCCGGAGATCCGCAGAAGGAATGGTCCCTCGCCATCAAGAACGGCAAGGAATTCGCCTTTATGTCCCACTTCGACTACGCGGTCCCGCTCACCGAACTCTGCCTCCTCGGCGATCTGGCGATCCGCACCGGCAAGCCGATCGAGTGGGACCAGAAGAAATTCGAGGCCGTCGGCAACCCGGAGGCAAACAAGCTGATCAAGCGCGCCGAATACCGGAAAGGCTGGGACTACTCGGTGGACAAGATCTGA
- a CDS encoding FtsK/SpoIIIE domain-containing protein gives MPNATDPIDPARILSAIEGIKRRVAQTAEAELDLEKTRKSRSLKLAQEITRREESDAAALAARLAELEATYQTATSARERAYMIRRDHLPRAYHASRATLAKRLEEKKLEAVGKAQGTILSERKVLHERLEAATSRHQSVMVDLLTDREAIRLLRDETFKVLRTYGPVMESLFEKKNGVDAQSGDRKESLEQIAAGRAHLEEAGRQPLANAFRLAPLWIVILVAGAVHVAIARGVGPWLFATVCLILLVWCAGLLQAWPAARRIAGSIARARDASKHAEKISADEVTAVAEEIAEHEKAHNEGITHTFQATESEITSLLRKGQQELQKQLALLPDRMLDLHRRRLARLHNAYVEEVANIRKEAEETSGRRKQARANAAQTAALAMENSISQLAVPWQDEVVGILDQLNGLDEESAAAFPAWTEQSTSTWAPVTVAPAAIRIGSIHLESSGFSGGIPNHPAFPLPESSAPLALGFPDRGSILIESDGDSPAATTALNAISIRILASLPPGRASFVFIDPIGLGKDFAGLMHLADYEESLITHRIWTQQAQIEERLAETNEHIEKVIQMYLRNEFATIADYNAQAGVIAEKYRFLVIAGFPSAFSDTAMKRLRSIASSGARCGVHLLIQRDVRQTGLDPALDEELHGACLTLSSGKGGLLLAGNRVTFDPPPGEQFASTLIHRIGKANVDSNRVEVPFSQIMPSEEEVWSLDTSEELRVPIGRTGAKKLQMFSLGKGTRQHALIAGKTGSGKSTLFHVIITNLSLWSSPEQVEFYLVDFKKGVEFKCYADRKLPHARVIAIESDRQFALSVLQRVDDELKRRGELFRKASSQDLASYNRNGGTRLPRTLLLIDEFQEFFTEDDPVAQQASLLLDRIVRQGRAFGIHVILGSQTLGGAYTLARATLGQMAVRIALQCNETDAHLIMDEDNPAPRMLTRPGEGIYNDQSGAATANSPFQIVWLPENERDAILTRVKAMAENTGDAPAPIIFEGNAPAEIAANPDLAEALRMAPATRPGAAHAWLGAPNSIKGPTAATFRRQSGSNLLVVSQSSEQSTSLLAGALVSLAAQYPKDQAEFIILDPRAADESTGSALKDLAEKLPHSTRIGGPADVADWFSGLAGELAARSPDSGRNAPEIFVLIHDIHRFKALRPDDEFRFSYDDTAPAASPSQTLADLVGEGGPSGFHVLATSDTWNNVSRWIPRKLLADFEMRVLFQMSAADSSNLIDSPDASNLGLHKALLHNEQLATQEVFRPYAPLDSGWTDEAAAQITGRQ, from the coding sequence ATGCCGAATGCGACTGATCCGATAGATCCCGCGCGGATCCTCTCCGCGATCGAGGGAATCAAACGCCGTGTCGCGCAGACCGCGGAGGCGGAGCTTGATCTCGAGAAGACCCGCAAAAGCCGGAGCCTGAAGCTCGCCCAGGAGATCACCCGCAGGGAGGAAAGCGATGCCGCCGCGCTGGCCGCCCGCCTCGCGGAGCTGGAGGCAACCTACCAAACGGCGACCTCCGCCCGGGAGCGGGCGTATATGATCCGCCGCGACCACCTGCCCAGGGCCTACCACGCAAGCCGTGCGACGCTGGCGAAGCGCTTGGAGGAAAAGAAACTCGAAGCAGTGGGCAAGGCCCAAGGGACCATTCTTTCCGAACGGAAAGTCCTCCATGAGCGGCTGGAAGCGGCCACGTCCAGACACCAGTCGGTGATGGTGGACCTCCTGACGGATCGTGAGGCCATCCGCCTGCTCCGTGACGAAACCTTCAAAGTCCTCCGGACCTACGGTCCCGTGATGGAATCCCTCTTCGAGAAAAAGAACGGCGTGGATGCGCAGTCCGGAGACCGGAAGGAATCCCTCGAACAGATTGCCGCGGGGCGCGCGCACCTTGAGGAGGCGGGCCGGCAGCCGCTGGCGAACGCATTCCGTCTGGCCCCCCTCTGGATCGTCATCCTGGTCGCTGGGGCTGTCCATGTCGCCATCGCCCGGGGAGTGGGTCCATGGCTGTTCGCCACCGTCTGCCTGATCCTTTTGGTCTGGTGCGCCGGCCTGCTCCAGGCATGGCCCGCCGCCCGGCGGATCGCGGGATCCATCGCGCGGGCACGCGACGCATCGAAGCATGCCGAGAAAATCTCCGCGGATGAGGTCACCGCCGTGGCGGAAGAAATCGCCGAGCACGAAAAGGCCCACAACGAAGGCATCACCCATACCTTCCAGGCCACGGAGAGCGAAATCACATCCCTGCTCAGGAAAGGGCAGCAGGAGCTCCAGAAGCAACTGGCGCTGCTTCCCGACCGGATGCTGGACCTCCACCGCAGGCGTCTCGCCCGCCTCCACAACGCCTATGTGGAGGAAGTGGCGAACATCCGGAAGGAGGCGGAGGAAACCTCCGGACGGCGTAAGCAGGCCCGGGCCAATGCCGCCCAGACCGCCGCGCTGGCAATGGAGAACTCCATCAGCCAACTGGCCGTGCCATGGCAGGATGAAGTGGTGGGAATCCTGGACCAGCTCAACGGGCTGGATGAGGAATCCGCAGCGGCATTTCCGGCATGGACGGAGCAGTCCACCTCCACATGGGCGCCCGTCACCGTGGCTCCGGCCGCCATCCGGATCGGCAGTATCCATCTCGAATCTTCCGGTTTTTCCGGCGGCATCCCGAACCACCCGGCGTTCCCGCTCCCGGAATCATCCGCTCCGCTGGCCCTTGGCTTCCCTGACCGCGGCTCCATCCTGATCGAATCGGACGGCGACTCCCCGGCGGCAACCACCGCCCTCAACGCCATCTCCATCCGTATCCTCGCCTCCCTGCCGCCGGGCAGGGCGTCATTCGTCTTCATCGACCCCATCGGCCTCGGGAAGGATTTCGCGGGATTGATGCACCTGGCCGACTATGAGGAATCCCTCATCACCCACCGGATCTGGACCCAGCAGGCCCAGATCGAGGAACGCCTGGCTGAAACCAACGAGCACATCGAAAAAGTCATCCAGATGTACCTGCGGAATGAGTTCGCCACCATCGCGGACTACAACGCACAAGCCGGCGTCATCGCGGAAAAGTACCGCTTCCTGGTGATCGCGGGATTTCCATCCGCGTTCAGTGACACGGCGATGAAGCGGCTGCGCTCGATCGCTTCCAGTGGCGCCCGTTGCGGAGTCCATCTTCTGATCCAGCGGGATGTCCGCCAGACCGGGCTCGACCCCGCGTTGGATGAGGAACTGCACGGTGCCTGCCTGACCCTCTCATCCGGAAAAGGTGGCCTGCTGCTGGCGGGCAACCGGGTGACCTTCGATCCACCTCCCGGAGAACAGTTCGCCAGCACGCTGATCCACAGGATCGGGAAGGCCAATGTGGACTCCAACCGGGTGGAGGTTCCATTTTCCCAGATCATGCCATCGGAGGAGGAGGTCTGGTCGCTGGATACCTCGGAAGAACTCCGCGTCCCCATCGGCCGGACGGGGGCGAAGAAGCTCCAGATGTTCTCGCTGGGGAAAGGCACCCGGCAGCACGCCCTCATCGCGGGCAAGACCGGTTCCGGAAAGTCCACCCTGTTCCATGTCATCATCACGAACCTCTCCCTCTGGTCCTCACCGGAGCAGGTGGAGTTCTACCTGGTGGACTTCAAGAAGGGCGTCGAGTTCAAGTGCTACGCGGATCGAAAGCTGCCGCACGCCCGCGTCATCGCCATCGAGAGCGACCGTCAGTTCGCCCTGAGCGTGCTGCAGCGGGTGGATGACGAACTCAAGCGGCGGGGCGAACTGTTCCGGAAGGCGAGTTCCCAGGACCTCGCCTCTTACAACCGGAACGGGGGCACGCGCCTTCCGCGCACCCTGCTGCTCATCGACGAGTTCCAGGAGTTTTTCACCGAAGACGATCCGGTGGCGCAACAGGCGTCGCTGCTGCTGGACCGTATCGTCCGGCAGGGTCGCGCCTTCGGCATCCACGTGATCCTTGGCTCCCAGACGCTGGGCGGGGCCTACACGCTGGCCAGGGCGACGCTCGGCCAGATGGCCGTACGCATCGCCCTCCAGTGCAATGAGACGGACGCCCATCTGATCATGGATGAGGACAACCCCGCCCCCCGCATGCTCACCCGCCCGGGCGAGGGCATCTACAACGATCAATCCGGTGCCGCCACCGCGAACAGCCCCTTCCAGATCGTCTGGCTGCCGGAAAACGAGCGGGATGCCATCCTCACCCGCGTGAAAGCGATGGCCGAGAACACCGGCGATGCACCGGCGCCGATTATTTTCGAAGGAAACGCCCCTGCGGAAATCGCGGCCAACCCGGATCTGGCGGAAGCCCTGCGGATGGCGCCGGCCACCCGTCCCGGTGCGGCCCACGCATGGCTGGGTGCGCCGAACTCCATCAAAGGCCCCACCGCCGCCACCTTCCGCCGCCAGAGCGGCAGCAACCTGCTGGTGGTCAGCCAATCTTCGGAGCAATCCACCTCCCTGCTCGCGGGGGCGCTCGTTTCCCTGGCCGCACAGTATCCTAAGGACCAGGCGGAATTCATCATCCTCGACCCGCGGGCGGCGGACGAATCAACCGGAAGTGCTTTGAAAGATCTTGCGGAAAAACTGCCCCACTCCACCCGCATCGGTGGTCCTGCGGATGTTGCGGACTGGTTCAGCGGACTGGCCGGTGAGCTGGCTGCACGGTCCCCGGACTCGGGAAGGAACGCACCCGAGATTTTCGTGCTCATCCACGATATCCACCGCTTCAAAGCGTTGCGTCCTGACGACGAGTTCCGCTTCAGCTACGACGACACCGCACCGGCCGCAAGTCCCTCCCAGACACTCGCCGACCTGGTGGGCGAGGGCGGCCCGTCAGGGTTCCACGTGCTTGCCACGTCCGATACCTGGAACAACGTCAGCCGCTGGATTCCGCGCAAGCTGCTCGCCGATTTCGAAATGCGGGTGCTGTTCCAGATGAGCGCCGCGGATTCTTCGAACCTGATCGACTCCCCGGATGCATCAAACCTGGGACTGCACAAGGCGCTGCTCCACAACGAACAGCTCGCCACCCAGGAAGTGTTCCGGCCCTATGCGCCGCTGGATTCCGGGTGGACCGACGAAGCCGCCGCACAGATCACCGGACGACAATAA
- a CDS encoding alpha-L-arabinofuranosidase C-terminal domain-containing protein, whose protein sequence is MRSIFPKSIPFLMCSFLIQGWAKESTTVTVEIPEAPARVDPMIYGQMLENVNDQMIYGGVASKEGVVRQNVIPHLRELQIPVMRWPGGTVVYEYQWRNGIGPKEGRPTVPNLAWGGVENHQFGTDEFLRWCGEVGTVPYINLNMSLHPDHEGTLGEALDWISYVNGDEGSDLGKLRAKNGRREPYGVRFWCIGNENYLKSRSARVQETDEQYAKRLKVWAGTIRHYHPDLQLLGIGHTKEWNGTVLKENGRLIDFLTQHYYVNSKVKDGEIQDPLNTLFAPAEMEAHLVQLGEQLKEANRHLGREDRPIRLSVDEWNNRHSVNGEKGFAFSRQSPRRAFDAAVVGGMLNAFIRQSPTVGMANYIFPVNAHGLVRTVGEEDAFRTAIYPVFKEYRERMVGRKLEVDTKGASLDMTTIKPTIDGDTRYDRISMEGVSLPFVDAAAVLADDGHVHVSLVNRSPDAAQAATVAVPDGYACESVWKLAHPNINAMNDSENRGVVKSTVQAVSGGGNRLEVEVPPCGVFIVRFARAGQ, encoded by the coding sequence ATGAGATCCATTTTCCCAAAGTCCATCCCGTTTCTGATGTGTTCGTTCCTGATCCAGGGGTGGGCGAAGGAGTCCACCACGGTCACGGTGGAGATTCCGGAAGCACCGGCCCGGGTCGATCCGATGATCTACGGCCAGATGCTGGAGAACGTGAACGATCAGATGATCTACGGCGGCGTGGCCAGCAAGGAAGGTGTCGTAAGACAGAACGTCATCCCGCATCTGCGCGAGCTCCAGATCCCGGTCATGCGTTGGCCCGGCGGGACGGTCGTCTATGAATACCAGTGGCGCAACGGTATCGGCCCGAAGGAGGGGCGGCCCACCGTGCCCAACCTCGCATGGGGCGGGGTGGAGAACCACCAATTCGGGACTGACGAGTTCCTCCGGTGGTGCGGGGAAGTGGGGACCGTTCCCTACATCAACCTCAACATGAGCCTCCATCCCGACCATGAAGGGACGCTGGGTGAGGCTCTGGACTGGATCTCCTACGTGAATGGTGACGAAGGGTCCGACCTCGGGAAACTCCGGGCGAAGAACGGCCGCCGGGAGCCGTATGGCGTCCGGTTCTGGTGCATCGGCAACGAGAACTACCTCAAGAGCAGGAGCGCGAGGGTGCAGGAAACCGATGAACAATACGCGAAGCGGCTGAAGGTGTGGGCGGGGACGATCCGCCACTACCATCCGGACCTGCAGTTGCTGGGCATCGGCCACACCAAGGAGTGGAACGGAACGGTGCTGAAGGAGAACGGCCGCCTGATCGACTTCCTGACCCAGCACTACTACGTGAACTCCAAGGTGAAGGATGGGGAGATCCAGGATCCGCTGAACACCCTGTTCGCGCCGGCGGAGATGGAGGCTCACCTTGTCCAACTGGGTGAGCAACTGAAGGAGGCGAACCGGCACCTGGGGCGGGAGGACCGGCCGATCCGGCTGAGCGTGGACGAGTGGAACAACCGCCACTCCGTCAACGGGGAGAAAGGCTTCGCCTTCAGCCGCCAGTCACCCCGCCGCGCGTTCGATGCGGCGGTGGTCGGTGGGATGCTCAACGCCTTCATCCGGCAGAGTCCCACGGTGGGGATGGCGAACTACATTTTTCCGGTGAATGCCCACGGACTGGTCCGGACGGTTGGGGAGGAGGATGCCTTCCGCACGGCCATCTATCCCGTGTTCAAAGAATACCGGGAGCGGATGGTGGGGCGGAAACTGGAAGTGGACACCAAGGGCGCGTCGCTCGACATGACGACCATCAAGCCCACCATCGACGGAGACACCCGCTACGACCGGATTTCCATGGAAGGGGTTTCCCTGCCATTCGTGGATGCGGCAGCGGTGCTGGCGGACGACGGTCATGTCCATGTTTCCCTGGTGAACCGGTCTCCGGATGCCGCCCAGGCGGCCACGGTCGCCGTACCGGACGGCTACGCGTGTGAGTCGGTGTGGAAGTTGGCCCACCCGAACATCAACGCGATGAACGACAGTGAGAACAGGGGAGTGGTGAAGTCCACGGTTCAGGCTGTTTCCGGAGGCGGCAACCGCCTGGAGGTGGAGGTTCCACCCTGTGGCGTGTTCATCGTCAGATTCGCCCGCGCCGGGCAGTGA